CGAACGGAGCGAGGAGATGAAGTTAGTCGACGTTGCGTTTTCTTTTAGATTTCTTATATTCTTCGAAATTAAAAACTTTTAACTTTGTAATTCCTGAAAGTCGTAAAAAGTCATTATCATAAGTTGCAAGAATTAGATTGTGAGTAATTGCAATTTGAGCAATTAAAGCATCGATTGTTGCCAATACGATTCCTTTTTTAGAAAGTGAGTTTCTTAATTTTGCAGCTTCAATATGATCTCTTTCTGTTGGAGAGATGAAATTAAAATATCTAAACTGTTCTTCTATTTCTGAGAACATTTTCGGTTCTTTTATTCCCGTGAGAATTTCTTGAAGTATTATCCCAGTAACAAAAATATCGTCTTCGTTTTGAATAATGTCGTAAAGATAAGTTTCTTCAGAATTTAGAGTTTTACCCTTTCTTCTTAAAGCTTCAGACCAAACTGAAGTATCTACTAGTAATTTCATAGAGGTTCGGCAATCTTATCTTTTATTACGTGCCTCTTTATAATCGTAACTCTTATCATACTCGACTAAATTGATAAATTTGAGAATGTCTTTCTGCTTATGACGTTTAATAAATTCGATTAAAGCTAAATTCACAGTCTCACGTTTAGTTCGCAACCCGCTAACCGTATAGGCCTCTTCTAGTAATTTTGGATCGATATTTAAGTTTGTAGCCATTTTGTGCTCTTTTATCAAGTTTACACAACTACTTGTGTATGGTTCAAGCAATTTTCTCTTCCGAATTTAGCCCCTTTTCTTGATTTTTTCTTCATTCTCAAAATCACCGTCAGCTTACGCAATGTCGACTAACGACAAATGGTTGTCGACGTTCCGCAAGTGCGCAAGCACTTGGCACGAGGCTTGCTAAGCAAGACGAGTGACAAAGCGGAATGTGGCGAAGCCCAAGCAAGGGTTGCGTAGCAAGCCCGCAGCGCAGCGACAACTTTTTAGTTATGTGCAGTGCTATAGTCTGTTAAATAGGGGCACCTAATAAGAAACCAGTGGTTAGACCTTTATTTCTAAACCAATCTTTTAGATTACTTTTTGTTCCTGCAATTTGTGTATCAATGTCGGAATGAATTGGAGCAGACCAAATTTGCCAATTAAATAAACGTTCAAGAATTGATTTTATTTTAGTAAAATCAGTATCTGATATTTCACGATAGAATATTTTATCTTTTTCATCTGAATCATGTATTTCGAGTTTTGCAGCTACAGCATCCTTAAATAGTTCCATCCACGCCATTATAGATTTAGAGGAGAATATTCTATTTAGCTTTGTTTGATTGAGATCCGAGGAAGGCAAATCAGCATTCCAATTTGAGAGGGATAGATCGAATGTCAAATTCATTAAAGAAATTAAATTCTTGGATTCAATATCTCGTTTATAATTTTCTGATAACATATCATCCGAAAGTGGTGATTGGTGAAGGAAACAAGCAAAGTAGGATTTTGTAATCATATCAATTGTCAATGGTTGATCTTTCGAACTTCTATTACTTACAGAAATTAGTCTCTTAAGCTTATTATTTTCGTCTTCTAATATCGAATTGTATAGATAATTCTTGAATCGCTTATTTATGTCGGCTGTGGATAAGGATTCATCTCTTTGCCGAATAAAATTTAAGAAATTGATTTCATTCTTTATGTTTCCATCGTCAAGACTTTTATATTCCTCAAAATCATTACCAAATTGGCTTCCAAGTTTGAGTATCATAATTGAGGAGAAAAATCTTGTTTGACCAAATTTATCATGAGCCGATATATTCGCTTGATTCAATTTAGAAATTTCCGGATTTAAATAAATTTTACATTCAAATATCTTGCGATTATTCCAAAGAAGTGCGGCTGCTTTATGTTGCCCATCAAACAATAGTATTGAGTCATTGCTGATTCTTCCAATTGATGGTTGTAATACGGGGTAAGATTGAAAGTGCCTATACATATCAAAGACTTTGGTCGAAATTAAATACCTTGGTTGTAGTCCATAAGAATTTTCTTCACCGTCATCACTATTTAAGATTTCTACAGGGAGATTCCCATAAAAATATTCCCATGATGTTAAAGGACATTTCTGTAAAGGGAATATTCCGGAGTATGAATGAGAAGATAGTCTAATTAATTCATTTTCTTTTTCTATGGAAATTTTGTTTCCATAAGATGCTATTTCATCCTTGCCTTTAAGATACTTGAGCAAATCTTTTAAAGTTAATCTATCTCCAAGTTCGAAAAATTCATCCATTTTTATTTTTATCCGATAATCATTTAAAGATAAAGTTCCTTTAGATTTATTATGGAATTCACACATAGGAGCTATATTATCGAGCTCCGATTCCCCTCCTTTTGAGAAAGGAAAGATATGGTCGTAGTGCAATGAATCGCTATCTGGTATTAAGTGGCCAGTAGCAAAGCAATGTCTACCATGTCGGTTAAGAATAATATTTTTCTCTTCATCGTTTAGTTGTCTTTTTAATGTTATAGCCATATTTTATTCCTAATTTTATTTATTTTTATAGCATTGCACATAACGACGCAGGTTTCTCGACGTTTGCGTTCCCGGAGCGCTTGTGCGCGAAGGGATTTAAACTCAACTTGAGTGAGCCTTAGCGAACGTCCCGCAAGTTGAGTTTAAAAGCAAATGTGCCAAAGGCCAAGCGAGAGTCGCGGAGCGATCTCGAAGCGCAGCGAGAAAGCGCAGTTAGGCGTAGTTGGATTGTTTATCTACTCTTCCGAAAGCTCATTATTTCCTTATGAACTTCAAGTTCTTTCAAAATACGATCTTTTCTCAATACATAAAGCAAATTTTCAATATCTTCAAATCCTATTGGTTTATTTGTAGATGTTAACGCATTATATAGATCAGAGTATTTATTAATCAATTCTAAACCTTCTTCGCTCAAAGTAATAAGATCAACCCCACTCAAAGGGGAATCTTGAAAGATATCAATGTCCTGAATAATTGATTTTGCTGACAAATGAGCAAGAGCGTTATTTCTCCATCTTATTAAGTTTCTAATTTTAGAATTATTTTTAATTTTATTAATATCTGCGTTTATCGATTCAATGCTCGGGATAATTCTTGAATCCACCAAATTTTTATATTGACTTCGGCGTGGATTACGGTTTAAAAAATATTCTTTCCCAAAGTATTCTTTATTAAGTCTCAACGTTTTGAGTAAATTTAAAATATTCAAATTCGTAGACTTTTCTGAAAGTTCATAGAACTTGTATAGAAACGTTAGACCGGAAAGAAAATAACCCCTTAAAACGTATCCCCAAAAAGTATTATATGTAGTAAATGTAAGCCTATCCTTTTTTACTTCTTTCTTAACTTTAATCCAATAGTTTAAGTAAATATTTGCCTGAACAATTTCAGAAGACAAAGTATTAATGTATTTTTCAATATCTTTTGAATTTTCAACCTTCAACATAAAATTAATCCAATTACGCCTAACGAAAGAGTCTCCTCGACGTTGCGGCTCCGAGCGCATATGCGCGAAGGAGTTGGCACGAGGTTCGAGCGACCTTAGTCGCGTTCCGCGAACCGAAGTGACAAAGCAATGTGGCTTTAGCCCGCAGTGAGGGTCGCGTTAGCGATCCCGAACGAAGCGAGGAGACGAAGTTATGCGAAGTGTAGCCTAAATTAAATCGAATATCATATTTTAAAGTAAGTGTATTATCAGTTCTTTACTTTTTATTGACTGAGCGAGATATTATGCTATTTTTGGATATTCCCTTATCTAAAAAGTCGTAATAGAGTTTATTATATTCTCTGAGATTTACAATTGTTGAAGCATTCCATGTAAAAATATGCGCATTACCTTTTCTTTGTTTTAAAAATATTTTCCATTTTGAATGAGTAGTAGCTTTAAAAAATGGTGATGCCAGTTGATTTCTTATTTCATCAGAGAATTCTGTCATTTCAGCTGCATAGTCAGGCGCTAAATCGCTAAATCTGTTAGACTCAATGTAGTCGCCAAGGCTATCAAACGATCTTATAGAAACATTTCTTTCATAAGCTAATTCATTTCTTTTTTCTAAGAAAGGTTCAGAATTTTCTCGGTTTCCAATATAAATAGTAAATGAATAATTTAAATGGCCCTTAAAAACTTTGTAAGCTTCGTTCGGAAACAATCTTTTAAACTTTTCTCTATTTTCTTTAATCCAAAATTTCCAATCATCAATCTGCTGAAGCGCAGTCGTTAATCTATCCGAAGGTTTCCCAGCTTTTGTAAAGGGTGGAGAATGCGGCGATTCTATTTCTATTAAATTATAGCACATACCATTACTGCACATATCCTCAATCGTTACAAAATCCACTTCGTAATCATCCGCAAGTTTAATCTTCGATAAGACCATATAACTGAAATCGTCTGGAGCTAAGATAATTCCCGCATGTTCACTGAGAAATTTATGGTAATCATGTTCGGTCAGTTTTTTATTCTTTAAATGCTCGTTCCATTCTGCTTTTATTTTTTTAAGAATCTTTTTATCACTATTAAGAAGAGACCATTTATATATCATAACTTTTACTCCGGGACAGATAAGTTGCTACATTTCGCATAACGACGTAGGTTTCTCGACGTTTGCGGTCCTGAAGCGCGCTAAACGCGCGGAAGGATTGGAACGAGGTTTGAGCGAACCTAGTGAGCGGCTCGCAAACCGAGTGACAAAGCAAATGTGCCGAAGGCCAAGCGAGAGTCGCGAAGCGATCTCGAAGCGCCGCGAGAAACCGCAGTTAGACGCCGTTTTGTTTATCTATATTTAGTTCTTTGAATCACGATGTTTAATTACTCTCGATTAAGCTTTTCTAGTTTTTTAATATTTTCTTCAGTTTTTCTAGCAATATCGATAAAACCATCAAAAGACATGATCTTAATATCATACTCAGAAAATTGATTAATTTTTTGCCTAGCTTTTGCATTGATACTTTCCCTTCTTCCTATTATAATATTGTAAGTAAATCTCACGAAAGAATCTGGATCTTTAAGCTTTTGACCAGAATAGTTAGAAGGCTCGAGTTCAGTAGAATGATATTTAATCAAATCACTTTTCATACAGGCTCTGGATAAATCTTGAAGGACTATCGATCTATTATTTTCAACAAATTGTTTCCATTCCTTAACCTGCGAAAGTGCCGTATTTAATCTTTTCGTTGGGATACCTTGTTTCGTAATTAGCTTGTCCTCAGTATTTTCAAGTTCTATAAAATTCACTTCCCAATTCCCAGAATAGGAAAGTAAAACAACGAAATCTACTTTATATTGGTTCCCAAGCTGAAATTCGTTTAAAACGAATTTAGTGTGTCCTCCGGTCCAGCAAAATTTCCAAAGCACTAAATCTGGATTATTTTTTAGAAATTTAGTTATTGCCCGCTCTCCATTTGTCGCAATGGATTTCTTTAAGTTTCTTGTTAAGTTTAATTTATTAGGCATATTTTCAAAAAATGGCGTCTAACGAAAGAGTCTCCTCGACGTTGCGTCCCTGAAGCGCATTTGCGCGAAGGGTTGGCACGAGGTTCGAGTGAGCCTTAGCGAACGTCTCGCGAACCGAAGTGACAAAGCAATGTGTCGAAGACCGTAGTGAGGGTCGCCTTAGCGATCCCGAACGAAGCGAGGAGACGAAGTTATGCGAAGTTTGGCTTTTTTATTCAGAAAAATGCTTTAATATAAATTCTTCTAAAAAAGCGATTAAACTTTTTACTTCAGGTGTATCAATTTTATCCCACTCCGCATGAAAAGCTTTATTTCGTAATTTTGTATACGATTGAATAACTTTTAATTGAGGACCGCTTATTATTTCTTTCGATTTTAATGTATTAATCGTTTCAGACATTTCTTTGTTTTCGACGTCAATATTTTTTATCTTCGCTAACCTTTTAAGGGAATCTTCTAAAGCTGCACAAGTTAAGACTGCTGCTACGTCCTTTTGGTTAGAATCCATCGCTTCCTTTGCCATGACCATAAAGTCGGAAAATAAATCGCCTGAAATAATTTTTTCCAAACTGTAAATCATATCACCAGTAACTTCGTTTTCTAAATTCTTAATATACCCCATTGTAGCATGATATAGAGCTAAATACTTTTCACCTTCCATATATTTGGAATTTGCAACTTTATCTCTCAAATCAATTAAATATCGTAATTGAGGAGAGTTAATTCCGTAAACGCTTGTAGCTATGCTTAACGTTCCTACAAACAGCTCCTCAGAAGATTGAAGGCTATTCCCATCGATCGAGATTTCTTTTAGTTCTGAAATACGTTTAAGAATTTTCTCTTTTATTATTTGCATTAGAATCCTTTATCCAACGAAGTGATCATTGCCAAATTTCGCATAACGACGTAGGTTTCTCGACGTTTGCGGTTCTGAAGCGCGTTAAACGCGCGAAAGAATTGGCGCGAGGCTTGAGACGCCTTAGCGT
The window above is part of the Leptospira sanjuanensis genome. Proteins encoded here:
- the vapC gene encoding type II toxin-antitoxin system VapC family toxin, translating into MKLLVDTSVWSEALRRKGKTLNSEETYLYDIIQNEDDIFVTGIILQEILTGIKEPKMFSEIEEQFRYFNFISPTERDHIEAAKLRNSLSKKGIVLATIDALIAQIAITHNLILATYDNDFLRLSGITKLKVFNFEEYKKSKRKRNVD
- a CDS encoding type II toxin-antitoxin system VapB family antitoxin, whose product is MATNLNIDPKLLEEAYTVSGLRTKRETVNLALIEFIKRHKQKDILKFINLVEYDKSYDYKEARNKR
- a CDS encoding HNH endonuclease, which gives rise to MAITLKRQLNDEEKNIILNRHGRHCFATGHLIPDSDSLHYDHIFPFSKGGESELDNIAPMCEFHNKSKGTLSLNDYRIKIKMDEFFELGDRLTLKDLLKYLKGKDEIASYGNKISIEKENELIRLSSHSYSGIFPLQKCPLTSWEYFYGNLPVEILNSDDGEENSYGLQPRYLISTKVFDMYRHFQSYPVLQPSIGRISNDSILLFDGQHKAAALLWNNRKIFECKIYLNPEISKLNQANISAHDKFGQTRFFSSIMILKLGSQFGNDFEEYKSLDDGNIKNEINFLNFIRQRDESLSTADINKRFKNYLYNSILEDENNKLKRLISVSNRSSKDQPLTIDMITKSYFACFLHQSPLSDDMLSENYKRDIESKNLISLMNLTFDLSLSNWNADLPSSDLNQTKLNRIFSSKSIMAWMELFKDAVAAKLEIHDSDEKDKIFYREISDTDFTKIKSILERLFNWQIWSAPIHSDIDTQIAGTKSNLKDWFRNKGLTTGFLLGAPI
- a CDS encoding AbiU2 domain-containing protein yields the protein MLKVENSKDIEKYINTLSSEIVQANIYLNYWIKVKKEVKKDRLTFTTYNTFWGYVLRGYFLSGLTFLYKFYELSEKSTNLNILNLLKTLRLNKEYFGKEYFLNRNPRRSQYKNLVDSRIIPSIESINADINKIKNNSKIRNLIRWRNNALAHLSAKSIIQDIDIFQDSPLSGVDLITLSEEGLELINKYSDLYNALTSTNKPIGFEDIENLLYVLRKDRILKELEVHKEIMSFRKSR
- a CDS encoding Shedu anti-phage system protein SduA domain-containing protein; translation: MIYKWSLLNSDKKILKKIKAEWNEHLKNKKLTEHDYHKFLSEHAGIILAPDDFSYMVLSKIKLADDYEVDFVTIEDMCSNGMCYNLIEIESPHSPPFTKAGKPSDRLTTALQQIDDWKFWIKENREKFKRLFPNEAYKVFKGHLNYSFTIYIGNRENSEPFLEKRNELAYERNVSIRSFDSLGDYIESNRFSDLAPDYAAEMTEFSDEIRNQLASPFFKATTHSKWKIFLKQRKGNAHIFTWNASTIVNLREYNKLYYDFLDKGISKNSIISRSVNKK
- a CDS encoding Shedu anti-phage system protein SduA domain-containing protein: MPNKLNLTRNLKKSIATNGERAITKFLKNNPDLVLWKFCWTGGHTKFVLNEFQLGNQYKVDFVVLLSYSGNWEVNFIELENTEDKLITKQGIPTKRLNTALSQVKEWKQFVENNRSIVLQDLSRACMKSDLIKYHSTELEPSNYSGQKLKDPDSFVRFTYNIIIGRRESINAKARQKINQFSEYDIKIMSFDGFIDIARKTEENIKKLEKLNRE